The Blattabacterium cuenoti genomic sequence TTCTTTAGATAAAATTATGAGTTTTGGAGAATTAAGTTCTTCTTTTATTATTGCAGAAAAATTAAAACAATCTGGATTAGATGCAGTTTGTAAGGATAGTCGAGATTTAATCATTACTGACTCCCAATTTGGATGTGCACAAGTAGACTTTATTACAAGTAACCATCATATTATTCAATTTTTTAGAGAAAAAATATCAGAATATATTGTATTACCAGGTTTTATAGGTTCTACATTAGAAAATGAAACAACTACTCTTGGAAGAGGAGGTTCTGATTATACTGCATCTATTTTAGCTGCAGCTATATCTGCAAGTTTGCTTGAAATATGGACTGATGTAAGTGGAATGATGACTGCTAATCCAAAAATTGTAAATCAATCTTTTCCTATTAAGGAAATTTCTTATGAAGAAGCAATGGAATTATCACATTTTGGAGCAAAGGTTATTTATCCACCAACGATACAACCTGCTATGAAAAAACATATTCCTATACAAATTAAAAATACCTTTTCTCCTTTAGATACAGGAACTTTAATTTATATTAGTAAAAATACAAACATTAGCCAACCAGTCACAGGTATATCAGGAATTCAGGATACAGCTTTACTTACTCTTGAAGGAAGTGGTATGGTAGGAATACCTGGATATTCCAAACGTTTATTTGAAGCATTATCACGTGAAAAAATAAATGTAATATTTATAACACAAAGTTCATCAGAACATTCTATTACAACAGGAATTCATGAAATGGACGTGATAAAAGCAAAAGCTGTAATAGATAGCGAATTTGCTCAAGAAATACATCATAGACGTATAGATCCATTGAGAATAGAAAAAGATCTGTGCATTATTGCTGTTGTAGGAGATAATATGAAAAATCTTCATGGCACTAGTGGGAAAATGTTTTCTTCTTTGGGAAGAAATAGTATTAATGTAAGAGCTATAGCACAAGGTTCTACTGAAAAAAATATATCAGCTGTTATTAAAAAAATTGATTTTAAAAAAGCATTAAACACCTTGCATGAAGCATTTTTTGAAAGTCCACCAAAACAAATTAATCTTTTTATTTGTGGAGTAGGAAAAGTAGGAAATAAATTACTTGAACAAATTGATCAACAGCAAAATTATCTATTGGAACAGTTAAAACTTCAGGTTAGAGTAATAGGATTAGCTAATAGCAAAAAAATGTATTTCAATCATGATGGAATTAATTTATCTCATTGGGAAAAATATATGAATCAAAACGGTCATAAAATGAACATATACTCTTTTATGGAAAAAGTATGGAAATTTAATTTGAGAAATAGTTTATTTGTTGACAATACAGCTAGTGAAGAAATGGCTATGACCTACGATAATTTTTTAAAAAATGGAATAGGAGTTATTACTTGTAATAAAATAGCTTGTTCCTCTGATTATGATCATTATAAAAAATTAAAGACACTTTCTAGGCACTTTAAAGCTCCATTTTTATTTGAAACTAATGTAGGAGCCAGTCTCCCAGTTATTAGCACACTTAATGACCTTATAAATAGTGGAGATAAAATTAATAAAATAGAAGCAGTTTTATCCGGAAGTTTAAATTTCATATTTAATCATTTTACAGGAGAAAAATCATTTCTAGAAGTTTTAAAAGAAGCTCAATTGAAAGGATATACAGAACCTGATCCTCGCATTGATTTGAGTGGATTAGATGTAATGCGAAAAATACTTATATTGGCGAGAGAATGTGGTTCTCCATTAGAACTTAGTGATATTCATCAAAAATCTTTTCTTCCTGTGACTTGTTTAAAATCTGAATCTATAGAAATTTTTTATCAAAAATTAGATCAGTACAAAGATTATTTTTTTAAAATCAGAAATAAAGCAGAAAAAGAGAAAAAACGCTTACGTTTTATTGCTCGTTACGAAAATGGTGTAGCTTCTATAGGGTTGGAATCAATTAATCAAAATCATCCATTTTTTCAATTAGAGGGAAAAGATAATATGGTTTTATATAATACATATCGTTATTCTGAACAGCCTCTTATCATAAAAGGTGCAGGAGCAGGAGCAGAAGTTACTGCATCTGGAGTCTTTTCTGATATTATTAAAGCTACTAAATAAAAATTATGAAGGGGATTAAAATATTTTCACCAGCTACTGTTGCAAATTTAGCTTGTGGGTTTGATGTTATTGGATTAGCTTTAGATCATCCTAAAGATGAAATTTTTTTGTATAAATCTAATAATCCAGGAATACGTATAAACAGAACATATGGGACACCGTTGCCAAACGATCCAAAAAAAAATGTAGCTTTTATAGCATTGCAGTTTTTATTAAAAAAATATCAACAAAAAAAAGAAGAAAAGATAGGATTCGAGATGGAATTAATTAAAAATATTCATCCTGGTAGTGGAATAGGATCTAGTGCAGCTAGTGCAGCAGGAGTTGTTTATGGAGCTAA encodes the following:
- the thrA gene encoding bifunctional aspartate kinase/homoserine dehydrogenase I; translated protein: MQVLKFGGSSVAHSDGIKRICSLLKKKPKGRYAIVVSALGNITDQLIQCGQLASERKNCYKNILEEIEIRHINIIRELFPITYQSHLMSWIKKNINDLESLCDGIFQVEELSKRSLDKIMSFGELSSSFIIAEKLKQSGLDAVCKDSRDLIITDSQFGCAQVDFITSNHHIIQFFREKISEYIVLPGFIGSTLENETTTLGRGGSDYTASILAAAISASLLEIWTDVSGMMTANPKIVNQSFPIKEISYEEAMELSHFGAKVIYPPTIQPAMKKHIPIQIKNTFSPLDTGTLIYISKNTNISQPVTGISGIQDTALLTLEGSGMVGIPGYSKRLFEALSREKINVIFITQSSSEHSITTGIHEMDVIKAKAVIDSEFAQEIHHRRIDPLRIEKDLCIIAVVGDNMKNLHGTSGKMFSSLGRNSINVRAIAQGSTEKNISAVIKKIDFKKALNTLHEAFFESPPKQINLFICGVGKVGNKLLEQIDQQQNYLLEQLKLQVRVIGLANSKKMYFNHDGINLSHWEKYMNQNGHKMNIYSFMEKVWKFNLRNSLFVDNTASEEMAMTYDNFLKNGIGVITCNKIACSSDYDHYKKLKTLSRHFKAPFLFETNVGASLPVISTLNDLINSGDKINKIEAVLSGSLNFIFNHFTGEKSFLEVLKEAQLKGYTEPDPRIDLSGLDVMRKILILARECGSPLELSDIHQKSFLPVTCLKSESIEIFYQKLDQYKDYFFKIRNKAEKEKKRLRFIARYENGVASIGLESINQNHPFFQLEGKDNMVLYNTYRYSEQPLIIKGAGAGAEVTASGVFSDIIKATK